The following coding sequences are from one Eucalyptus grandis isolate ANBG69807.140 chromosome 11, ASM1654582v1, whole genome shotgun sequence window:
- the LOC104431597 gene encoding D-aminoacyl-tRNA deacylase-like has protein sequence MPGWRPGPSAQGMLSFADEEVRLLKLENHLVREDHLDKRWEGATGESVDGAIFLSRHVAASNRPALTIHPIGPPHLREDEVLLAGGRPGWAAPPNPRIGPWLRLLNNIAESHSLVPEFEVTLEATHHGPEISSPAMFIEIGSTEEYWERQDAAQAIALVSTCVENSVIICVFCSVTT, from the exons ATGCCCGGTTGGCGCCCGGGCCCTTCCGCGCAG GGCATGCTGAGTTTTGCAGATGAAGAGGTGAGGCTGTTAAAGCTCGAGAACCACCTCGTGAGAGAGGATCACCTGGACAAGCGTTGGGAGGGGGCGACGGGCGAGTCGGTTGATGGAGCCATTTTCCTCAGCAGGCATGTTGCTGCGTCTAATCGTCCGGCGCTCACCATTCATCCGATTG GTCCACCGCATCTGCGTGAAGATGAGGTTTTGCTGGCTGGTGGGAGGCCAGGGTGGGCGGCCCCTCCAAATCCTCGGATTGGACCTTGGCTGAGGCTCTTGAACAACATTGCCGAGTCGCACAGCCTAGTTCCTGAGTTTGAG GTCACTTTGGAGGCTACTCATCACGGACCAGAAATTAGTTCACCAGCAATGTTTATAGAGATTG GTAGTACAGAGGAGTACTGGGAGAGGCAGGATGCGGCCCAAGCTATTGCTTTAGTGAGTACTTGTGTTGAGAACTCTGTCATCATATGTGTTTTTTGTTCTGTTACTACGTAG